From a single Brassica oleracea var. oleracea cultivar TO1000 chromosome C5, BOL, whole genome shotgun sequence genomic region:
- the LOC106293237 gene encoding pathogenesis-related protein 5-like, with protein sequence MARFSGLHLLFFSFIIATGTITVVSGTVFTIVNSCSFTVWPGILTGDNGVQLNDGGFELAPGASVDVTAPPGWSGRIWGRTGCNFDGSGAGRCLTGDCGNKLKCAGAGGVPPVTLAEFTIGTGGGQDNYDVSLVDGYNIQMALTTRDGSGDCQNGGCDSDLNGSCPNDQRVMDGANVVACRSACEAFKNPEYCCTGAFDKPETCPPTELSKIFKAACPRAYSYAYDDRNTSLFTCTNANYSIVFCPKA encoded by the exons ATGGCGCGTTTCTCTGGTTTACACCTTCTCTTCTTCTCCTTCATCATAGCTACAG GCACAATTACCGTCGTATCCGGCACCGTCTTCACCATCGTGAACAGTTGCAGTTTCACCGTCTGGCCGGGAATCCTCACCGGAGACAACGGTGTACAACTCAACGACGGGGGATTTGAATTAGCCCCAGGAGCTTCCGTCGATGTAACCGCACCTCCGGGATGGTCTGGCCGAATATGGGGCCGAACTGGCTGCAACTTCGATGGCTCCGGCGCGGGAAGATGCCTCACCGGAGACTGCGGCAACAAACTAAAATGCGCAGGCGCAGGAGGAGTTCCACCGGTCACACTCGCCGAATTCACAATCGGCACTGGTGGCGGGCAGGACAACTACGACGTAAGCCTGGTCGATGGTTACAACATCCAGATGGCACTCACAACGCGTGACGGCTCAGGCGATTGCCAAAACGGTGGATGCGATTCGGACCTGAACGGGAGCTGTCCGAACGACCAACGCGTTATGGACGGAGCGAACGTTGTGGCGTGTAGGAGCGCATGCGAGGCATTTAAAAACCCCGAGTATTGTTGCACCGGTGCGTTCGATAAACCGGAGACTTGTCCGCCGACGGAATTATCGAAGATATTTAAAGCAGCTTGCCCTAGAGCGTATAGCTACGCTTACGACGACCGTAATACGAGCCTTTTTACTTGCACCAATGCTAATTACTCCATCGTTTTCTGTCCCAAAGCATAG
- the LOC106292580 gene encoding uncharacterized protein LOC106292580 isoform X1 translates to MLETVDSSGVVNGGFRQVKSFCGDSSSEEELTVLPRHTKVVVTGNNRTKSVLVGLRGVVKKAVGLGGWHWLVLTNGIEVKLQRNALSVLEAPTGNEVDDDLDFENTLRNGSDMIVSFPASEDTLKPHKSKLRRQRSSRSSHKTLSRSLSSDSQSKSSAFTPPQNMMKVDLSKLEMPALLKYWQHFNLVDAVPNPSKEQLIDIVQRHFMSQQMDELQVIMGFVQAAKRMKRACKLQSKEARNTDLNCIS, encoded by the exons ATGCTGGAAACTGTGGATAGCTCGGGAGTCGTTAATGGCGGATTTCGTCAAGTAAAGAGCTTTTGCGGAGACAGCAGCAGCGAAGAGGAGTTAACTGTTCTGCCACGTCATACGAAAGTGGTGGTGACCGGAAACAACCGAACCAAATCGGTGCTTGTTGGTCTTCGAGGTGTTGTCAAAAAAGCTGTCGGTCTTGGTGGTTGGCATTGGCTG GTATTGACAAATGGAATAGAAGTAAAATTGCAGAGGAATGCACTCAGTGTCCTTGAAGCTCCTACTGGAAACGAAGTAGACGATGATCTTGATTTCGAAAACACACTGAGGAATGGTTCTGACATGA TTGTTTCTTTTCCAGCATCCGAGGACACTCTGAAGCCTCATAAGTCGAAGCTAAGAAGGCAGAGATCATCACGGTCATCCCACAAGACCCTGAGCAGATCTTTATCATCTGACTCACAATCAAAAAGCTCTGCTTTTACTCCCCCTCAGAACATGATG AAGGTTGATCTAAGCAAACTGGAAATGCCTGCATTGCTGAAATATTGGCAACATTTCAACCTC GTGGATGCAGTTCCAAATCCATCAAAGGAGCAACTAATTGACATTGTTCAGAGACACTTTATGTCTCAG CAAATGGATGAGCTTCAAGTTATTATGGGGTTTGTCCAAGCAGCAAAGAGAATGAAGAGAGCCTGCAAGCTGCAATCCAAAGAAGCCAGAAACACCGATCTTAACTGCATCAGCTAA
- the LOC106292580 gene encoding uncharacterized protein LOC106292580 isoform X2, whose amino-acid sequence MLETVDSSGVVNGGFRQVKSFCGDSSSEEELTVLPRHTKVVVTGNNRTKSVLVGLRGVVKKAVGLGGWHWLVLTNGIEVKLQRNALSVLEAPTGNEVDDDLDFENTLRNGSDMTSEDTLKPHKSKLRRQRSSRSSHKTLSRSLSSDSQSKSSAFTPPQNMMKVDLSKLEMPALLKYWQHFNLVDAVPNPSKEQLIDIVQRHFMSQQMDELQVIMGFVQAAKRMKRACKLQSKEARNTDLNCIS is encoded by the exons ATGCTGGAAACTGTGGATAGCTCGGGAGTCGTTAATGGCGGATTTCGTCAAGTAAAGAGCTTTTGCGGAGACAGCAGCAGCGAAGAGGAGTTAACTGTTCTGCCACGTCATACGAAAGTGGTGGTGACCGGAAACAACCGAACCAAATCGGTGCTTGTTGGTCTTCGAGGTGTTGTCAAAAAAGCTGTCGGTCTTGGTGGTTGGCATTGGCTG GTATTGACAAATGGAATAGAAGTAAAATTGCAGAGGAATGCACTCAGTGTCCTTGAAGCTCCTACTGGAAACGAAGTAGACGATGATCTTGATTTCGAAAACACACTGAGGAATGGTTCTGACATGA CATCCGAGGACACTCTGAAGCCTCATAAGTCGAAGCTAAGAAGGCAGAGATCATCACGGTCATCCCACAAGACCCTGAGCAGATCTTTATCATCTGACTCACAATCAAAAAGCTCTGCTTTTACTCCCCCTCAGAACATGATG AAGGTTGATCTAAGCAAACTGGAAATGCCTGCATTGCTGAAATATTGGCAACATTTCAACCTC GTGGATGCAGTTCCAAATCCATCAAAGGAGCAACTAATTGACATTGTTCAGAGACACTTTATGTCTCAG CAAATGGATGAGCTTCAAGTTATTATGGGGTTTGTCCAAGCAGCAAAGAGAATGAAGAGAGCCTGCAAGCTGCAATCCAAAGAAGCCAGAAACACCGATCTTAACTGCATCAGCTAA
- the LOC106344053 gene encoding methyltransferase-like protein 2 → MAKPDQLTRFLDSGIYESDDSKWLFLDPVRIINRSHTRFRVSPCAYYSRCFNSKHLNPQNELPNPRKRKRNKQKNPSFHLPSAAEQASNLRHQEARLFLSEAYESLLEETELLSLVKGLSSDDDDGLLRTKCCEDDEVSFVELGGVWQAPLYEITLSLNLHCDDNKEKCSEERVFKVFNNLVANETEEEVDAEFSNRRYIVPRKSCFYMSDLLHLRNLVPAKHEEGFNLIVIDPPWENASAHQKSKYPTLPNRYFLSLPIKQLTHAEGALVALWVTNREKLLNFVEKELFPAWGVKYVATMYWLKVKPDGTMICDLDLVHHKPYEYLILGYRFTELAESKHRSDFELLDKNKIIISIPGDFSRKPPIGEILKKHVPGSQPARCLELFAREMAAGWTSWGNEPLRFQDSRYFLKD, encoded by the exons ATGGCGAAACCTGATCAGCTTACTCGCTTCCTTGATTCAGGTATCTACGAATCCGACGATTCTAAATGGTTATTCTTAGACCCAGTTCGTATAATCAACCGTTCGCACACTCGATTTAGGGTTTCACCTTGTGCTTACTACTCTCGTTGCTTCAACTCAAAGCATCTCAATCCACAAAACGAACTTCCTAATCCGAGAAAGCGTAAACGGAATAAGCAGAAAAACCCTAGCTTTCACCTTCCTAGTGCAGCAGAGCAAGCTTCTAATCTTCGTCATCAGGAGGCGAGGCTGTTTTTATCTGAAGCGTATGAATCGCTTTTAGAGGAAACCGAGTTGTTAAGTTTAGTAAAGGGTCTAAGTAGTGACGATGATGATGGTTTGTTGAGGACCAAGTGTTGTGAAGACGATGAAGTCTCTTTTGTTGAGCTTGGAGGAGTGTGGCAAGCTCCTCTGTACGAGATAACACTGAGTTTGAATCTACATTGTGATGATAACAAAG AGAAGTGCAGTGAAGAGAGAGTGTTCAAGGTGTTCAATAACCTAGTAGCGAACGAGACAGAAGAAGAAGTTGATGCTGAGTTTTCCAACCGGAGATATATAGTGCCTAGAAAGAGCTGCTTCTACATG TCTGATTTACTGCACCTCCGAAACCTTGTTCCTG CTAAACATGAAGAAGGCTTCAATCTTATAGTTATTGATCCGCCCTGGGAAAATGCAAGCGCTCATCAGAAGTCAAA GTATCCGACTTTACCAAACAGATACTTCTTATCCCTCCCAATCAAACAGCTTACTCATGCTGAAGGAGCTCTCGTGGCTTTGTGGGTGACCAATAGAGAGAAATTACTTAACTTTGTTGAGAAAGAGCTATTCCCTGCGTGGGGAGTTAAGTACGTTGCTACAATGTATTGGTTAAAG GTGAAACCAGACGGTACAATGATTTGCGATCTGGACCTTGTCCATCATAAACCTTATGAATATCTAATACTAGGCTACCGCTTTACCGAG CTTGCAGAATCAAAACACAGGTCAGATTTTGAACTCTTGGATAAGAACAAAATAATCATAAGCATCCCTGGAGATTTTTCGAGGAAACCCCCAATTGGAG AGATACTAAAGAAACATGTTCCCGGGTCTCAACCAGCTCGGTGCCTTGAGCTATTTGCTAGAGAAATGGCAGCTGGATGGACCTCTTGGGGAAACGAACCGCTTCGCTTCCAGGACTCGAGATACTTCTTGAAAGATTAA
- the LOC106295000 gene encoding protein BRASSINAZOLE-RESISTANT 2 — MTSDGATSTSAAAAALATRRKPSWRERENNRRRERRRRAVAAKIYNGLRAQGNYNLPKHCDNNEVLKALCSEAGWVVEEDGTTYRKGHKPLPGDIAGSSSRATPYSSSYNQSPFESPILSYQVSPSSSSFPSPSRGDNISTIFPFLRNGGIPSSLPPLRISNSAPVTPPVSSPTNKHPKPLPTWESFTKQSMAIAAKQSMSSFKYPFYAVSAPASPTHHRQFNAPATIPECDESDASTVDSGHWISFQKFSQQQQPFHGVSSAVPASPTFNLVKPPVPQRLSPNTAGIQEIGQSSEFKFENRQVTPWEGERIHDVAMEDLELTLGNAKGR; from the exons ATGACGTCTGACGGTGCGACGTCGACGTCAGCAGCAGCAGCAGCGTTGGCGACGAGGAGGAAGCCGTCTTGGAGAGAGAGGGAGAACAACAGGAGGAGGGAGAGGAGGAGAAGAGCCGTAGCTGCGAAGATCTATAACGGTCTTAGAGCTCAAGGTAACTACAATCTCCCCAAGCACTGCGACAACAATGAAGTCCTCAAGGCTCTTTGTTCCGAAGCTGGTTGGGTGGTTGAAGAAGACGGAACCACTTATCGCAAG GGACATAAGCCTCTGCCTGGTGACATAGCTGGATCATCCTCTCGAGCCACTCCTTACTCTTCTTCTTATAACCAAAGCCCTTTCGAGAGTCCCATCCTTTCTTACCAAGTCAGTCCATCGTCTTCTTCATTCCCTAGCCCTTCTCGTGGCGACAACATCTCCACTATCTTCCCTTTCCTCAGGAACGGTGGGATCCCTTCGTCGCTTCCTCCTCTCAGAATCTCAAACAGTGCTCCCGTCACTCCACCTGTCTCTTCCCCAACTAATAAACACCCCAAGCCGTTACCTACTTGGGAGTCTTTTACCAAACAGTCCATGGCCATTGCTGCTAAACAGTCAATGTCTTCTTTTAAGTACCCGTTCTACGCGGTTTCTGCGCCCGCGAGTCCCACTCATCATCGCCAGTTCAATGCACCGGCTACTATACCTGAGTGCGATGAGTCTGACGCTTCAACTGTTGATTCTGGTCATTGGATAAGCTTTCAGAAGTTCTCACAACAGCAACAGCCGTTCCATGGGGTGTCGTCTGCAGTGCCGGCTTCTCCTACCTTCAACCTAGTGAAACCACCAGTGCCTCAGCGGCTATCTCCAAACACTGCGGGAATCCAAGAGATTGGTCAAAGCTCGGAATTCAAATTTGAGAACAGGCAAGTTACGCCTTGGGAAGGGGAGAGGATCCATGATGTGGCTATGGAGGATCTTGAGCTCACACTTGGAAACGCTAAAGGTCGTTAG
- the LOC106294999 gene encoding UDP-D-xylose:L-fucose alpha-1,3-D-xylosyltransferase 1 has product MAGRRDRTQQLRGSRIAIAILIGIIIGCVCAVLFPNGFFTSSSSLTANERVQVGSSSCESPARIKMLKSDFASLSEKNAELKKQLRDLTEKLRLAEQGSDNARKQVLSLGSQIKAGPFGTVKSLRTNPTILPDESVNPRLAKILEDIAVDKEVIVALANSNVKAMLEVQIASVKRLGIKNYLVVALDDYIENFCKSNDVAYYKRDPDKDVDTVGKTGGNHAVSGLKFRVLREFLQLGYGVLLSDVDIVFLQNPFRHLYRDSDVESMSDGHSNMTAYGFNDVFDEPAMGWARYAHTMRIWVFNSGFFYLRPTVPSIELLDRVADRLSKAKLWDQAVFNEELFYPSHPDYIGLHASKRVMDMYEFMNSKVLFKTVRKDQELKKKVKPVIVHVNYHPDKLYRMQAVVEFYVNGKQDALDSFPDGSE; this is encoded by the exons ATGGCTGGTCGTAGAGACAGAACCCAACAGCTCCGTGGATCTCGAATCGCGATCGCCATCCTCATCGGTATCATCATCGGCTGCGTTTGCGCCGTTCTGTTCCCCAACGGCTTCTTCACCTCGAGCTCGTCTCTTACAGCTAATGAACGCGTCCAG GTTGGATCATCTTCTTGTGAATCCCCCGCACGTATCAAGATGCTGAAATCAGACTTTGCATCTCTCTCAGAGAAGAACGCTGAGCTGAAGAAGCAGCTCAGAGATCTAACGGAGAAGCTGCGTTTAGCCGAGCAAGGATCAGACAATGCAAGAAAACAAGTTCTGTCTTTGGGATCACAGATCAAGGCTGGTCCTTTCGGAACAGTCAAGAGTCTGAGAACTAATCCAACCATCCTCCCCGACGAATCCGTTAACCCGAGGCTAGCAAAGATTCTAGAGGACATCGCTGTCGACAAAGAGGTGATCGTGGCTCTCGCAAACTCTAACGTCAAAGCAATGCTAGAGGTTCAGATCGCCAGCGTGAAGAGATTGGGTATAAAAAACTACCTCGTCGTTGCGTTGGACGATTACATCGAGAACTTCTGTAAATCAAACGATGTTGCTTATTACAAGAGAGATCCGGACAAGGACGTGGACACGGTCGGGAAAACCGGAGGCAACCACGCCGTATCCGGACTTAAGTTCCGCGTGTTGAGAGAGTTCTTGCAGCTCGGATACGGTGTGCTCCTCTCGGATGTGGACATTGTCTTCTTGCAGAACCCGTTTAGGCATCTGTACAGAGACTCTGACGTTGAGTCGATGAGCGATGGGCATAGCAACATGACGGCTTACGGATTCAACGATGTGTTTGATGAGCCGGCCATGGGATGGGCTAGGTACGCTCACACCATGAGGATATGGGTTTTCAATTCCGGGTTTTTCTATCTGAGGCCTACTGTTCCATCGATAGAGCTGCTTGATCGTGTAGCGGATAGGCTCTCCAAGGCTAAACTATGGGACCAAGCGGTTTTTAATGAGGAGTTGTTTTATCCTTCGCATCCTGACTACATTGGGCTGCATGCCTCCAAGAGAGTGATGGATATGTATGAGTTTATGAACAGTAAGGTGCTTTTCAAGACTGTTAGGAAGGATCAGGAACTGAAGAAGAAGGTGAAGCCGGTGATTGTTCATGTGAATTACCATCCAGATAAGCTTTACAGAATGCAAGCTGTGGTTGAGTTCTATGTAAACGGTAAGCAAGACGCGCTTGATAGCTTCCCTGATGGTTCTGAATGA
- the LOC106296149 gene encoding uncharacterized membrane protein At1g75140: MADPRNGKSFLFTFYFIITLTLLFISPSYANESPAIVDETEDVVSTDVAASVTEPTREDALLHKLEELVKNLTEIVSNLDAKLSESKNEISKSDDEAIGGGGAKAFSVTKYSPFWTERFSFTSAVKLDSDATCINVLPFKDLEGSSKYFAIGDSRGRVYVFLRNGDVLIEFFTTVDSPVTAMVSYLSMFKNSSFVVTGHQNGAVLFHRIHEGSSGEDWNSNSVSMEHVGAFDVDDSADPVTLLEVHHVGRVRYVLATDLSGKLTVLTENRTVYGSVIPTSRPLVFLKQRLLFLTESGAGSLDLRSMKIRETECEGLNHSLARSYVFDATERSKAYGFTSEGEIIHVLLHGDIMNFKCRVRSKKKFQMEEPVALQSIKGYLLVINEDKVFAFNVSTQHYVRTAGPRLLFSAGLEEIRSSFLSHRQSSSRNVGVKARPLIASDRENLLVMGLGDGYFGVYKSKLPSLKGEFNTMLWSSPVFFFILFLFGAWHFFAKKKESLTAWGPDDPFTPTAAGQNSSAKEPSFTEPARRSDDLMDLRRRYVGASPYRNDQSSRAPVDGGGYRTTAQDHNNYRGGSGLDSSGFGNRRDSLYGNNKVMDDES; the protein is encoded by the coding sequence ATGGCGGATCCTCGAAACGGCAAGTCCTTCCTTTTCACCTTCTACTTTATAATCACCCTCACTCTGCTTTTTATCTCGCCGTCGTATGCCAACGAGTCTCCGGCTATCGTTGACGAAACAGAAGACGTTGTTTCCACCGATGTAGCTGCGTCGGTTACCGAACCCACCCGAGAAGATGCTCTATTGCACAAACTCGAGGAACTCGTCAAGAATCTGACCGAGATCGTCTCGAATCTGGACGCTAAGTTATCTGAATCGAAGAACGAGATCTCTAAATCAGATGATGAAGCCATCGGAGGAGGAGGAGCCAAGGCGTTCTCAGTGACAAAGTACAGCCCCTTTTGGACGGAGAGATTCTCCTTCACATCGGCAGTGAAGCTCGACTCCGACGCCACGTGTATCAACGTCTTGCCGTTTAAAGACTTGGAAGGCTCGAGCAAGTACTTCGCGATCGGGGACTCTAGAGGTAGAGTTTACGTGTTCTTGAGAAACGGTGACGTTTTGATCGAGTTCTTCACCACCGTTGATTCCCCCGTCACAGCTATGGTTTCGTATCTTTCGATGTTTAAGAACTCGAGTTTCGTCGTCACTGGTCATCAGAACGGCGCCGTTTTGTTCCACCGGATCCACGAGGGATCGAGTGGAGAAGACTGGAACTCCAACTCGGTCTCGATGGAACACGTCGGGGCTTTCGACGTGGATGATTCGGCTGATCCCGTGACGCTGTTGGAAGTGCACCACGTGGGTCGTGTTCGGTACGTTTTAGCGACGGATCTCAGCGGGAAGCTGACGGTTTTAACCGAGAACCGGACGGTTTACGGTTCGGTTATCCCGACGAGTAGACCGCTAGTGTTCTTGAAGCAGAGGCTGTTGTTCCTCACCGAGTCTGGCGCCGGTTCGTTGGACTTGAGGAGCATGAAGATAAGAGAAACCGAATGCGAAGGACTAAACCATTCTCTTGCGAGAAGCTACGTTTTCGACGCGACGGAAAGGTCCAAAGCTTACGGATTCACATCGGAAGGCGAGATCATTCACGTGCTGCTTCACGGAGATATAATGAACTTCAAATGCAGAGTTAGATCCAAGAAAAAGTTTCAAATGGAGGAGCCAGTCGCGTTACAATCAATCAAAGGTTACCTTCTTGTAATCAACGAAGACAAAGTTTTCGCTTTTAATGTATCGACTCAGCATTACGTACGAACCGCTGGTCCTCGCCTCTTGTTCTCCGCTGGTTTGGAAGAGATCAGATCCTCGTTCTTGAGCCATCGTCAGTCCTCTTCGAGAAATGTAGGTGTAAAGGCGAGGCCTTTGATAGCTAGCGACAGAGAGAATCTTCTTGTGATGGGTTTAGGAGACGGGTACTTCGGTGTTTACAAGTCGAAGCTTCCGAGTCTCAAAGGAGAGTTCAACACAATGCTTTGGAGCAGTCCTGTGTTCTTCTTCATACTGTTTCTATTCGGAGCTTGGCATTTTTTTGCAAAGAAGAAAGAGTCTCTCACGGCCTGGGGACCAGATGATCCTTTTACTCCGACGGCAGCTGGACAGAACAGCTCCGCGAAAGAGCCGAGTTTTACTGAGCCTGCTAGGAGAAGCGATGACCTCATGGATCTACGTAGAAGGTACGTTGGTGCGTCGCCGTATCGTAACGACCAGAGTTCGAGAGCTCCGGTGGATGGAGGAGGGTACAGAACAACGGCACAGGATCATAATAACTATCGAGGCGGGTCGGGGCTTGATTCAAGCGGGTTTGGTAATAGAAGAGATAGTTTGTATGGTAACAACAAAGTTATGGACGACGAGAGTTAA